A single genomic interval of Spirosoma linguale DSM 74 harbors:
- a CDS encoding transglutaminase domain protein (PFAM: transglutaminase domain protein~SMART: transglutaminase domain protein~KEGG: hch:HCH_03352 transglutaminase-like enzyme, putative cysteine protease), which produces MQLNAGCELSFHAQTPTPLILMLRPRSGAGQWIIREEYQINPAVNVTEFTDMYGNLCQRVVAPEGPFSIHFSATVQTADIIDTAPGAPYTPVEELPDDVLHYTLPSRYCQSDQLGQLAAQITENVEPGYDQAEAIRKWIQESVKYQYGTSDASTSAVDTASSRVGVCRDFTHLGISLCRALNIPARMVVGYLYQLDPMDLHAWFEAYVDGRWFTFDATQVRPLGNRITVAYGRDAADVAFTTQFGAMTLDEMKVWVEAADTDSNESEKKSHDAPTLSSSVGSTNKTMN; this is translated from the coding sequence ATGCAACTCAATGCTGGCTGTGAACTCTCGTTTCATGCCCAAACGCCCACTCCTCTTATTCTGATGCTGCGCCCTCGATCGGGGGCTGGCCAGTGGATTATTCGGGAAGAATATCAAATCAACCCCGCTGTCAACGTGACTGAGTTTACCGATATGTACGGTAACCTTTGTCAGCGGGTTGTTGCGCCGGAAGGCCCATTTTCCATCCATTTTTCGGCGACGGTTCAAACAGCCGATATAATTGACACAGCTCCCGGTGCCCCCTACACACCCGTTGAAGAGTTGCCGGATGACGTACTCCATTATACGCTCCCGAGCCGCTATTGTCAATCCGACCAATTGGGCCAGCTAGCAGCACAGATTACAGAAAATGTGGAGCCCGGATACGATCAGGCCGAAGCGATCCGGAAGTGGATTCAGGAATCGGTCAAGTACCAATACGGCACCAGCGATGCCAGCACATCGGCGGTTGATACGGCTTCCAGCCGGGTTGGCGTTTGTCGGGATTTCACTCACCTGGGCATTTCTTTATGCCGGGCACTAAATATTCCGGCCCGAATGGTCGTTGGCTATTTATATCAACTCGACCCAATGGACCTCCACGCCTGGTTTGAAGCCTATGTAGACGGCCGCTGGTTTACCTTCGACGCTACCCAGGTCAGGCCGCTAGGTAACCGCATTACGGTTGCCTATGGACGGGATGCCGCTGATGTGGCGTTTACAACCCAGTTTGGTGCTATGACGCTCGACGAAATGAAGGTATGGGTTGAAGCGGCCGACACGGACTCGAACGAGAGCGAAAAAAAATCACATGACGCGCCAACCCTTTCAAGCTCAGTAGGGTCTACGAATAAAACAATGAACTAA
- a CDS encoding OmpA/MotB domain protein (PFAM: OmpA/MotB domain protein; WD40 domain protein beta Propeller~KEGG: mxa:MXAN_6246 OmpA domain-containing protein), translated as MSVSGAVAASFLLFVSLTTNGQSKADSTSVENLGNQVNSEYNEINPMISPDGKTLYFARISHPNNTHGTKGSQDIWYSDLDVASGKWGPARRMGFPLNKDEYNCAYSITPDGNTMLIKGQYNNGNYETRGFSLSKKTASGWSPPQKMDIPGYVSMSKGQFDCGFMSADGKVLLMAFSEKKNSKEDDIYVSFRQKDGSWSKPMNLGVEVNTKFTETTPFLAPDGATLYFSSDREGGQGSNDIYVCKRVDKTWKHWSKPVNLGPKINTDGYDAYFTLGASGDYAYLTTFKNTLGKGDIVRVKLTDDTPANQPGKVGGSTDVATNTDATRPDPVALISGKVIDQLTGKPIEARIIYQTLPDGAEAGEATSDPITGEYKIVLPYGQRYTMRAVAKDFIAEGANIDLTQPKGYQQITDQQLKLIPIEVGSVVRLNNIFFDTGKSELRPESGPELDRLVTTLNDAPKMTIEVRGHTDNTGSNEINAKLSQDRADAVREYFISKGIEPDRIASKGFGEAKPTASNNTEEGRQQNRRVEFVIVKK; from the coding sequence ATGAGCGTTTCCGGTGCCGTTGCGGCCAGTTTTTTACTCTTTGTCTCGTTAACAACCAACGGCCAGTCCAAAGCCGATTCGACCAGCGTCGAAAACCTCGGCAATCAGGTCAATTCAGAATACAACGAGATTAATCCGATGATCTCACCGGATGGGAAAACACTGTATTTTGCTCGGATCAGCCACCCTAACAATACGCATGGCACCAAAGGCAGCCAGGATATCTGGTACTCCGACCTCGACGTGGCCAGCGGCAAGTGGGGCCCCGCCCGGCGTATGGGATTCCCCCTCAATAAAGACGAATACAACTGTGCCTACAGCATTACACCCGACGGTAACACCATGCTTATAAAAGGCCAGTACAATAACGGCAACTACGAAACACGCGGTTTCTCGCTGAGCAAGAAAACGGCTTCGGGCTGGTCGCCCCCGCAGAAAATGGACATTCCCGGCTATGTGAGCATGAGTAAAGGGCAGTTCGACTGCGGGTTCATGTCGGCCGATGGCAAGGTGTTGCTGATGGCGTTCAGCGAAAAGAAAAACAGCAAGGAAGATGATATTTACGTCAGCTTCCGCCAGAAAGACGGGTCGTGGAGCAAGCCGATGAACCTTGGCGTGGAAGTCAATACAAAGTTTACCGAAACAACACCTTTTCTGGCTCCCGATGGGGCTACGCTGTATTTCTCCAGCGACCGTGAGGGCGGACAGGGCAGCAACGACATCTACGTATGCAAGCGGGTAGACAAAACCTGGAAACACTGGTCGAAGCCGGTGAACCTCGGCCCTAAAATCAACACCGATGGCTACGATGCCTATTTTACCCTTGGCGCATCCGGTGATTATGCCTACCTGACTACCTTCAAAAACACACTGGGCAAGGGCGACATTGTTCGGGTTAAACTGACAGATGATACCCCCGCGAATCAGCCCGGCAAAGTGGGCGGTAGCACCGACGTAGCCACGAATACGGACGCCACCCGACCCGACCCGGTCGCACTTATCAGCGGTAAGGTGATTGATCAGCTAACTGGCAAGCCAATTGAAGCCCGGATTATTTACCAGACTCTGCCCGACGGCGCCGAGGCTGGCGAAGCTACCTCCGACCCCATTACGGGCGAGTACAAAATTGTACTTCCCTACGGCCAGCGCTACACCATGCGGGCCGTAGCCAAAGACTTCATTGCCGAAGGGGCTAACATTGATTTAACCCAGCCAAAGGGCTATCAGCAGATTACAGATCAGCAATTGAAACTGATTCCGATTGAAGTGGGAAGTGTCGTTCGCCTGAACAACATTTTCTTCGACACGGGAAAGTCTGAACTACGCCCCGAATCCGGCCCCGAACTCGACCGACTCGTAACAACGCTGAACGATGCTCCCAAAATGACCATTGAAGTGCGTGGGCATACCGATAATACCGGCTCCAACGAAATAAATGCCAAACTTTCGCAGGACCGGGCCGATGCCGTTCGGGAGTATTTTATCAGCAAAGGCATCGAACCCGACCGCATTGCCAGTAAAGGATTTGGTGAGGCAAAACCAACGGCCAGCAACAACACCGAAGAGGGCCGCCAGCAGAACAGACGGGTGGAGTTTGTTATCGTGAAAAAGTAA
- a CDS encoding UvrD/REP helicase (PFAM: UvrD/REP helicase~KEGG: glo:Glov_0481 UvrD/REP helicase) gives MVDYISGLNDPQREAVMHGSGPLMIIAGAGSGKTRVLTYRIAHLIENGVDPFRILSLTFTNKAAGEMRNRIEKVVGTEARNIWMGTFHSVFAKILRIEAKAIGYTSNFSIYDTDDSKSLLRSIVKEMALDDKVYRVNSVFSRISGAKNRLIGPEDYINNAVIQADDESARMPHIGKIYKQYALRCFAANAMDFDDLLFNTNVLFRDHLDILHKYQHKFQHVMVDEFQDTNVSQYLITRKLAAVHQNICIVGDDAQSIYAFRGANIENILNFQRDYGKENVKIVKLEQNYRSTKTIVEAANSIISRNKNQLEKSVFTANEDGPLIDLIKASSDNEEGRLVASSIFEAKMNESLTNNDFAILYRTNAQSRAFEEALRKVSIKYRIIGGLSFYQRKEIKDLIGYLRFTVNQQDEEAFKRIINLPKRGIGDTTVAKISVIAAEKQESIWEIVANIGQHVAGRSAIPIEGFANLIKSYKLLLDQKDAFEVASHIAKTSGLLKELYDDKTVEGLARYENVQELLNAIKEFVDNPDNEEKSLSAFLQSVSLLTTADEKEDDGDNDKVTLMTIHAAKGLEFKNVHIVGLEEDLFPSQMMLESRSDLEEERRLFYVAITRAEKRLTVSYAETRYHYGRLKMCEPSRFLMEIDQKYMKMSKLRSAPSRTDFDRPERDRSESTSTGSMSFVRSLAQKTARSQAPQPTVSHTPSADFAPTSTAELAAGQRVEHAKFGFGTVKAVDVNGTERKATIAFEKAGEKVLLLSFAKLRVVA, from the coding sequence ATGGTTGATTATATTTCAGGATTAAATGACCCCCAGCGGGAAGCCGTGATGCACGGCAGCGGCCCGCTGATGATTATAGCCGGAGCGGGTTCGGGGAAAACCCGCGTATTGACGTACCGCATTGCTCACCTGATCGAAAACGGCGTTGACCCGTTCCGCATTCTGTCGCTGACGTTTACCAACAAGGCGGCCGGCGAGATGCGCAACCGAATTGAAAAGGTAGTCGGTACCGAAGCCCGCAACATCTGGATGGGCACGTTCCACTCCGTTTTTGCCAAGATTTTACGCATCGAAGCCAAAGCCATTGGCTATACCAGTAACTTCTCCATTTACGATACCGACGACTCCAAGTCGCTCCTGCGCAGTATTGTGAAAGAGATGGCGCTGGATGATAAAGTGTACCGGGTCAACAGCGTTTTTAGCCGTATATCCGGCGCCAAAAACCGCCTGATCGGACCGGAAGACTACATCAATAATGCGGTTATTCAAGCCGACGATGAATCCGCCCGGATGCCGCATATTGGCAAGATCTACAAACAGTACGCGCTGCGGTGTTTTGCCGCCAACGCCATGGATTTCGACGATCTGCTGTTCAACACCAATGTGCTGTTCCGCGATCATCTGGATATACTGCACAAGTACCAGCACAAGTTTCAGCACGTGATGGTCGATGAGTTTCAGGATACGAACGTTTCCCAATACCTCATCACCCGTAAACTGGCCGCCGTTCATCAGAACATCTGTATCGTAGGCGACGATGCCCAGAGTATCTACGCCTTCCGGGGTGCTAACATCGAGAACATCCTCAACTTCCAGCGCGATTATGGCAAAGAAAATGTCAAAATCGTAAAGCTGGAACAGAACTACCGTTCTACCAAGACGATTGTAGAGGCCGCGAACTCCATTATTTCCCGGAATAAAAACCAACTGGAGAAATCAGTCTTTACGGCCAATGAAGACGGACCGCTCATCGACCTGATCAAAGCCTCGTCGGATAACGAAGAAGGGCGACTGGTAGCCTCGTCCATTTTCGAAGCGAAGATGAACGAGTCGCTGACGAACAACGATTTCGCCATTCTGTACCGGACCAACGCCCAGTCGCGGGCCTTTGAGGAAGCCCTGCGTAAAGTGAGCATTAAGTACCGTATCATCGGCGGTCTGTCGTTCTACCAGCGGAAAGAAATTAAGGATTTAATTGGCTACCTGCGTTTTACGGTCAATCAGCAGGACGAGGAAGCGTTCAAGCGGATTATCAACCTCCCCAAGCGTGGTATCGGTGACACAACCGTTGCAAAAATCAGTGTTATTGCGGCCGAGAAGCAGGAATCCATCTGGGAGATTGTTGCCAACATTGGTCAGCACGTGGCCGGTCGCTCGGCGATTCCGATTGAAGGGTTCGCGAATTTGATCAAGAGCTATAAACTGCTGCTCGATCAGAAAGATGCGTTTGAGGTAGCCTCGCACATTGCCAAAACGTCGGGTCTGCTCAAAGAACTGTACGACGACAAAACCGTTGAAGGGCTGGCCCGGTACGAAAACGTGCAGGAATTGCTGAACGCCATCAAGGAATTTGTCGACAATCCGGATAACGAGGAAAAGAGCCTGAGTGCATTTCTTCAGTCCGTTTCGCTGCTAACCACCGCCGACGAAAAAGAGGACGATGGCGACAATGATAAGGTGACGCTGATGACCATCCACGCAGCCAAAGGCCTTGAGTTCAAAAACGTCCATATTGTTGGACTGGAAGAAGATTTATTCCCGAGCCAGATGATGCTCGAAAGCCGCAGCGATCTGGAAGAAGAACGGCGTCTGTTTTACGTAGCCATTACCCGCGCCGAAAAACGCCTGACGGTATCGTACGCCGAAACGCGTTACCATTACGGCCGACTGAAAATGTGCGAACCAAGCCGGTTTCTGATGGAAATCGACCAGAAGTACATGAAGATGTCTAAACTTCGGTCGGCACCAAGCCGGACAGATTTCGACCGGCCTGAACGCGACCGTAGTGAAAGCACGTCGACGGGATCGATGAGTTTTGTTCGGTCGCTGGCACAGAAAACGGCCCGTTCGCAGGCGCCCCAACCAACGGTTTCGCACACGCCCTCCGCCGACTTTGCGCCTACCAGCACGGCCGAACTGGCAGCGGGCCAGCGGGTCGAGCACGCGAAATTCGGGTTTGGCACGGTTAAAGCTGTAGATGTTAATGGAACAGAGCGTAAAGCAACGATTGCCTTCGAGAAAGCGGGTGAGAAAGTGCTACTGCTGAGTTTCGCGAAGCTGCGGGTAGTGGCGTAA
- a CDS encoding RNA polymerase, sigma-24 subunit, ECF subfamily (TIGRFAM: RNA polymerase sigma factor, sigma-70 family~PFAM: sigma-70 region 2 domain protein; Sigma-70 region 4 type 2~KEGG: swp:swp_3860 RNA polymerase sigma-70 factor, ECF subfamily), whose product MESNRNRDGAPVGPPYPDRHADLVKRCQQGERRAQYDLYQQYVKAMYNVCLRIVNHEAEAEDVLQEAFMDAFSHINSFRGQSTFGAWLKQIVVHRAINHLRTRRLELVDIESHRLGEDDGLDYADAEPYDEEGTQLEVERVKRAMQQLPEGYRVVLSLYLFEGYDHEEIGNVLNISETTSRTQYLRGKKRLLELL is encoded by the coding sequence TTGGAATCGAACCGAAATCGCGACGGTGCACCGGTCGGACCGCCTTACCCGGACCGTCATGCCGATCTGGTCAAACGCTGCCAACAGGGTGAGCGACGGGCGCAGTATGACCTGTATCAGCAATACGTGAAGGCCATGTATAACGTTTGCCTGCGTATTGTGAACCACGAGGCCGAAGCGGAAGATGTATTGCAGGAGGCTTTCATGGATGCCTTCAGTCATATTAACTCGTTTCGGGGCCAAAGTACGTTTGGGGCGTGGTTGAAACAGATTGTGGTGCATCGGGCCATTAACCATTTGCGTACAAGGCGGTTGGAACTGGTAGACATAGAGTCGCACCGGCTGGGCGAAGATGATGGACTCGACTATGCCGACGCTGAACCGTACGACGAAGAAGGTACACAACTGGAAGTTGAGCGGGTGAAGCGGGCGATGCAGCAACTGCCAGAAGGGTACCGGGTGGTGTTATCACTGTACTTATTTGAAGGATACGACCACGAAGAAATTGGGAATGTTCTGAACATAAGTGAAACCACCTCGCGAACGCAGTACTTACGCGGCAAAAAACGATTGCTGGAATTATTGTAA
- a CDS encoding hypothetical protein (KEGG: she:Shewmr4_3177 hypothetical protein) yields the protein MLFSALNNKPMKILCSVLLCLLPMLTWAGEHEGFGTIEKKKTIIKLFDVSSNDNLVVDNQFGQVSVGLWDKSEIRVQITIIANSDSEERVQKFMDAVSIEEKRSGNQITVRTNFSQSSISNWSLGKWKDNGERNFVKINYEVMMPRQNALSVRNRFGDTSIPAFQAPLTVYSRYGNFSADDLTSRQNDIDVAYGKADIGTMGQGKVDMAYGNLELSKANVLVLTNKFGKMNIGDVGKLDADINYSGAKIGTIRESGKIKLEFSSGFRIDQLPKTADILNIQAAYSSIGLPLDDSNDCDFDVTVSYGNFNYGSGATMHFTSQPNDNDNHRGPRLTKQYIGKVGTGSGTKVRVVSKFGNVSFR from the coding sequence GTGTTATTCAGCGCATTAAACAACAAACCCATGAAAATCCTGTGTAGTGTATTGTTGTGCCTCTTACCGATGCTCACCTGGGCTGGGGAGCATGAGGGTTTCGGCACCATTGAAAAGAAGAAGACTATTATCAAACTGTTCGATGTGAGCAGCAACGATAATCTTGTCGTCGACAACCAGTTTGGCCAGGTATCGGTTGGTCTGTGGGACAAAAGCGAAATACGGGTGCAAATCACCATCATCGCCAATTCAGATTCCGAAGAGCGGGTACAAAAGTTTATGGATGCGGTATCCATCGAAGAGAAGCGCTCCGGTAACCAGATCACGGTTCGTACAAATTTTAGCCAGAGCAGTATCTCGAACTGGAGCCTGGGGAAATGGAAAGACAACGGTGAGCGCAATTTCGTTAAGATCAATTACGAGGTGATGATGCCCCGTCAGAACGCGTTGTCTGTTCGGAACCGGTTTGGCGATACCAGCATTCCCGCTTTTCAGGCCCCTTTAACGGTCTACAGTCGATACGGCAACTTCAGTGCGGATGATCTGACCAGCCGCCAGAACGACATCGATGTGGCCTACGGTAAAGCAGACATCGGGACTATGGGTCAGGGGAAAGTGGATATGGCCTATGGTAATCTGGAGTTGTCGAAAGCCAATGTACTGGTGCTGACCAATAAATTTGGGAAGATGAATATCGGAGATGTAGGCAAACTGGATGCCGATATCAATTACTCAGGGGCTAAAATCGGGACTATCCGCGAATCAGGTAAGATAAAACTTGAGTTTTCGAGCGGCTTTCGAATCGACCAGTTGCCCAAAACTGCCGATATTCTGAATATCCAGGCCGCTTATTCATCAATAGGGCTACCGTTAGACGATAGCAATGACTGCGATTTTGATGTGACGGTAAGTTATGGCAACTTCAATTACGGGTCTGGGGCAACAATGCACTTCACCAGTCAACCCAACGACAATGATAATCACCGTGGTCCCCGACTTACCAAGCAGTACATTGGTAAAGTCGGCACTGGCTCCGGCACTAAAGTGCGGGTGGTATCGAAGTTCGGGAATGTGAGCTTTAGGTAG
- a CDS encoding Spermine synthase (PFAM: Spermine synthase~KEGG: afw:Anae109_1825 spermine synthase): MTLPTRTVTLSIKLLYCLFFLSGFAALLYQVIWQRLLVFYTGSDTISISLIVSAFMTGLGLGYLVGGRLADRALAARNLRYFLWAEAGIMGCAAISKWVLYDILYVSSPIDNASPLVMYVVVFGVLLLPTFLMGFSLPALSRAFRFGDGPAQGRYISLLYFVNTLGAAVGAFVTGFLLVRRIGYESSIWVGVLFNGLCVLGALWLGRRLHHSTAIRQAPGYSTSAPLQFTPALTFWSVQYALSGLAALSLELIWFRVLETLIKSVSLTFSMLLGVYLGSMALGTLVGVGLGRRPSFRAPARREHVFLCAQTGLYLYTAASIGIFIASIGRVSSLDFLWNYFKSGEPVLSPGFALITYGLIPLFLLFIPTFLMGLSFAVSQSLIQDRFDEVGRKVGWLQFVNIVGSALGAWLVTWIGFPVLGTALLLKLIAGLGIIYGFALFARRHLSALAVSVLTVVQILILVQIPDNTSFWQRLNGVDKATDLLFNENESGVSVIKLMPDHRAGVVFVNGLGQSALPYSIDEVHTLLGGLPVMMHPNPERVAVIGLGSAGTVQGIGGRSETRQIDCFEIVSNQARILAEYGAKVKDSSVDNVLSDERLKLIFRDGRYALQHSSAAYDVIEADALRPTSAFSGNIYSREYFELLRSRLRPGGYAVTWAPTVRIRNTFQTVFPYILYVDDLVLIGSNQPIKVDWVAIQQRATTGFGQLHYKSAGIDLWKILTKYRLHLRALPGSQPISREINTDLFPKDEYSIRQRDKA; this comes from the coding sequence ATGACATTACCCACTCGAACCGTAACATTATCTATAAAGCTGCTATACTGTTTGTTCTTTTTGTCCGGATTTGCAGCCCTGTTATATCAGGTAATCTGGCAACGGCTACTGGTTTTTTATACCGGTTCCGACACCATCAGCATTAGTCTCATTGTCTCTGCCTTCATGACCGGTCTCGGGCTGGGCTACCTCGTTGGGGGGCGCCTGGCCGACCGGGCGCTGGCGGCTCGCAACCTTCGCTATTTTTTGTGGGCCGAAGCGGGCATTATGGGTTGTGCTGCCATCAGCAAGTGGGTCTTGTACGACATCCTGTATGTCAGTAGCCCAATCGACAATGCCAGCCCCCTGGTTATGTACGTCGTCGTGTTTGGGGTATTGCTGTTGCCCACCTTTCTCATGGGTTTCTCCCTACCGGCTTTATCACGGGCCTTCCGGTTTGGCGACGGTCCCGCGCAGGGTCGTTACATCAGTCTGCTTTACTTCGTAAACACATTGGGGGCGGCTGTAGGGGCTTTCGTTACAGGCTTCCTGCTGGTTCGTCGGATCGGCTATGAGTCTTCTATCTGGGTAGGTGTACTCTTCAATGGACTATGCGTGCTGGGCGCGCTCTGGCTGGGCCGACGGCTGCACCATTCCACAGCCATCCGGCAGGCACCCGGCTACTCAACATCGGCCCCCCTGCAATTCACACCAGCCTTAACGTTCTGGTCGGTGCAGTACGCTTTGTCGGGGTTGGCCGCGCTTTCGCTGGAGCTTATCTGGTTTCGGGTGCTCGAAACGCTGATCAAATCGGTTTCGCTAACTTTTTCCATGCTGCTGGGGGTTTATCTGGGCTCTATGGCACTGGGTACGCTGGTGGGCGTTGGCTTGGGGCGAAGGCCATCCTTCCGGGCACCGGCGCGTCGCGAACACGTGTTTTTATGCGCACAAACGGGCTTATATCTGTATACTGCCGCATCGATAGGTATATTTATTGCTTCTATTGGGCGAGTTTCGTCGCTCGATTTCCTCTGGAATTACTTCAAAAGTGGCGAGCCTGTTCTGTCGCCGGGCTTTGCCCTGATTACATACGGCCTTATTCCGCTGTTTTTGCTATTTATACCTACTTTTTTGATGGGTTTAAGCTTTGCCGTCTCGCAATCACTGATTCAGGACCGGTTTGACGAGGTTGGCCGTAAGGTAGGCTGGTTACAGTTTGTCAATATCGTCGGCTCGGCGCTGGGCGCCTGGCTGGTTACGTGGATCGGCTTTCCGGTTCTGGGAACGGCGCTGCTCCTTAAACTTATTGCCGGGCTTGGTATCATCTACGGCTTTGCCCTGTTTGCGCGTCGGCATCTCAGCGCGTTGGCAGTATCCGTGCTGACGGTTGTGCAAATTCTAATCCTCGTGCAAATTCCCGATAATACCAGCTTTTGGCAACGCCTGAACGGTGTTGACAAAGCAACCGATCTGCTCTTTAACGAAAACGAATCGGGGGTGTCGGTAATCAAGCTAATGCCCGACCATCGGGCTGGCGTTGTCTTTGTCAACGGTCTTGGCCAAAGTGCCTTGCCTTATTCCATCGACGAGGTACACACATTGTTGGGCGGGTTGCCAGTTATGATGCATCCTAACCCGGAGCGCGTCGCCGTGATCGGGCTGGGGTCGGCCGGAACCGTGCAAGGAATTGGTGGTCGGTCCGAAACCCGACAAATCGACTGTTTCGAGATCGTCAGTAACCAGGCCCGGATTCTAGCGGAGTACGGGGCCAAGGTTAAAGACAGTAGCGTTGACAATGTATTGTCTGACGAGCGACTCAAACTCATCTTCCGGGATGGTCGGTACGCCCTTCAGCATAGTTCGGCTGCCTATGATGTAATTGAGGCAGACGCCCTTCGGCCTACGTCGGCTTTTTCAGGCAATATTTATTCCCGGGAGTATTTCGAATTACTTCGATCAAGGCTTCGGCCGGGAGGCTATGCGGTTACTTGGGCTCCTACAGTCCGTATCCGCAATACGTTCCAGACAGTATTCCCTTATATTCTTTACGTCGATGATTTGGTCCTGATCGGGAGTAATCAACCCATTAAGGTCGATTGGGTCGCGATTCAGCAACGCGCGACGACGGGGTTTGGCCAGCTCCATTACAAATCGGCCGGTATCGACTTATGGAAGATTTTGACCAAATACCGATTGCATCTTCGTGCTCTGCCCGGCAGTCAGCCTATTAGCCGGGAAATCAACACAGACTTGTTTCCGAAAGATGAATACAGTATCCGGCAACGGGACAAAGCATAG
- a CDS encoding protein of unknown function DUF985 (PFAM: protein of unknown function DUF985~KEGG: ppd:Ppro_3205 hypothetical protein) — translation MAAAYYVQTYNMQPHPEGGYFAETYRAAETIPQSALPERFGGDRAFSTAIYFLLESHHVSALHRIASDEVWHFYAGGALEIFVITPIGDLSVIRLGSNPAQGEVFQAVVPAGCWFGSKPATGVDFSLVGCTVAPGFDFADFEMADREQLLAEFPEHRAVIERLT, via the coding sequence ATGGCTGCCGCTTACTACGTTCAAACCTACAACATGCAGCCTCATCCGGAAGGGGGCTATTTTGCGGAGACGTACCGCGCAGCCGAGACAATTCCGCAATCGGCTTTACCGGAGCGATTTGGCGGAGATCGGGCCTTCAGTACGGCCATCTATTTCCTGCTCGAAAGCCATCATGTTTCGGCGCTGCACCGGATCGCATCGGACGAAGTCTGGCATTTTTACGCGGGCGGGGCGCTGGAGATTTTTGTCATCACCCCAATCGGTGATTTAAGCGTTATCCGACTGGGCAGTAACCCCGCTCAGGGCGAGGTATTTCAGGCCGTCGTTCCGGCCGGGTGCTGGTTTGGCTCGAAGCCTGCCACCGGTGTCGACTTCTCGCTGGTTGGCTGTACCGTAGCTCCCGGTTTCGACTTCGCCGACTTCGAAATGGCCGACCGGGAACAGTTACTGGCAGAGTTTCCGGAACACAGAGCGGTAATAGAGAGACTCACTTAA
- a CDS encoding triosephosphate isomerase (TIGRFAM: triosephosphate isomerase~PFAM: triosephosphate isomerase~KEGG: hypothetical protein ; K01803 triosephosphate isomerase (TIM)): MRKKIVAGNWKMNKTADEAKALLSEVINMVKDEITGDVEVVLCPPALYLATARQYVTDGGKVALGAQNCHEKVSGAYTGEISAPMLQSIGVEYVILGHSERRQYFGETNAQLAEKVNIALENGLKPIFCCGESRDLRENGDYVAFVKDQITESLFHLSAESFANIVIAYEPIWAIGTGLTASSAQAQDMHFELRQHIAGQYGDAVAQDTTILYGGSANAQNAEELFARPDVDGGLIGGASLKSRDFLTVVKAAQ; this comes from the coding sequence ATGCGGAAGAAAATCGTTGCCGGAAACTGGAAAATGAACAAGACAGCCGACGAAGCAAAAGCCCTGCTATCGGAGGTAATTAATATGGTTAAGGATGAGATAACGGGTGATGTTGAAGTAGTCCTTTGCCCACCCGCGCTCTACCTGGCTACTGCCCGGCAATACGTAACCGACGGCGGCAAGGTTGCGTTGGGTGCTCAGAACTGCCACGAGAAAGTATCCGGTGCTTATACGGGCGAGATTTCGGCCCCTATGCTCCAGTCAATCGGGGTTGAGTACGTTATTTTGGGCCACAGCGAACGGCGGCAGTATTTCGGCGAAACCAACGCTCAACTAGCCGAGAAAGTAAATATCGCGCTCGAAAACGGGCTGAAACCTATCTTCTGCTGCGGTGAATCTCGTGATCTTCGCGAAAACGGTGATTATGTCGCCTTCGTAAAAGATCAGATTACAGAGAGCCTTTTTCATCTGTCGGCCGAGTCGTTTGCCAATATTGTGATCGCCTACGAACCCATCTGGGCGATTGGTACGGGCCTGACGGCTTCGTCGGCACAGGCACAGGACATGCACTTCGAACTTCGCCAGCATATTGCCGGTCAATACGGCGACGCGGTAGCGCAGGACACAACCATCCTGTACGGCGGCAGCGCCAACGCGCAGAACGCCGAGGAGCTATTCGCCCGTCCCGACGTCGACGGTGGCCTGATTGGTGGCGCATCGCTCAAATCCCGCGATTTCCTGACGGTTGTGAAAGCAGCGCAGTAG